Proteins encoded in a region of the Saccharothrix ecbatanensis genome:
- a CDS encoding ROK family transcriptional regulator — protein sequence MRAGSPRLLREINDRAAIEALLRNGPLTRAELEGIIGLSKPATAQLLTRLEEDGTVLRTGLRGGGRGPRAQLWTVNGALAHVAAVDLTPDSIDIAIADISGATLTEHRAPMPKTGVLEAFHSAVTKATTQAGLTTDVLNHVVVGSPGAVDPATGLLNYAPHMPGWENKNIPEELEALLTTSVTVENDVNLVALEEMIAGRAQGVKDFVLLWPADAVGAAVVVNGVLIRGATGGAGEIDAMQVPDHAHADTGTQRTGSRYGDLMASPAIARLARMHGVSARTGQDAVAKALSEGPAGREFLVDLARRVATCAANVISVLDPGLVLLSGDIAQAGGTTLADLVAAELRHLVVPRTPVRLALVTGKPVRSGALHSALSVVREEVFGLPAATTEPFRGPQQGAASSSAP from the coding sequence ATGCGAGCCGGGAGCCCGAGGCTGCTGCGCGAGATCAACGACCGCGCCGCCATCGAGGCGCTGCTCCGCAACGGTCCCCTGACCAGGGCGGAACTGGAAGGGATCATCGGCCTCTCGAAGCCGGCGACCGCCCAACTCCTCACCCGCCTGGAAGAGGACGGCACCGTCCTGCGCACTGGTCTGCGCGGCGGAGGCAGGGGCCCGAGGGCGCAGCTCTGGACCGTCAACGGCGCGTTGGCGCACGTCGCCGCGGTCGACCTCACGCCCGACAGCATCGACATCGCCATCGCCGACATCTCCGGCGCGACGCTCACCGAACACCGCGCCCCCATGCCGAAGACCGGCGTGCTGGAGGCGTTCCACAGCGCCGTCACGAAGGCCACCACCCAGGCCGGTCTCACCACCGACGTCCTGAACCACGTGGTCGTGGGCAGTCCGGGTGCGGTGGATCCGGCGACCGGCCTGCTGAACTACGCGCCCCACATGCCGGGTTGGGAGAACAAGAACATCCCCGAGGAGCTGGAAGCCCTCCTCACCACCTCCGTCACGGTCGAGAACGACGTCAACCTGGTCGCCCTCGAAGAAATGATCGCGGGCCGGGCCCAAGGGGTGAAGGACTTCGTCCTGCTCTGGCCCGCCGACGCGGTCGGTGCGGCCGTCGTCGTCAACGGCGTCCTGATCAGGGGCGCGACAGGCGGCGCGGGCGAGATCGACGCCATGCAGGTCCCCGACCACGCGCACGCCGACACGGGCACGCAGCGCACCGGCAGCCGTTACGGCGACCTGATGGCCAGTCCCGCCATCGCCCGCCTGGCCCGCATGCACGGCGTGTCCGCGCGCACGGGTCAGGACGCCGTGGCGAAGGCGTTGAGCGAAGGACCGGCGGGCCGCGAGTTCCTGGTGGACCTCGCCCGCCGCGTCGCCACGTGCGCCGCGAACGTGATCAGCGTGCTCGACCCCGGGCTGGTGCTGCTCTCCGGCGACATCGCGCAGGCGGGCGGCACGACGCTCGCCGACCTCGTCGCCGCCGAACTGCGCCACCTGGTGGTGCCGCGCACCCCCGTCCGACTTGCCCTGGTGACCGGGAAACCGGTGCGTTCCGGCGCACTGCACTCCGCGCTGTCCGTCGTCAGGGAAGAGGTGTTCGGTCTGCCCGCCGCCACGACCGAACCCTTCCGCGGTCCCCAGCAGGGGGCCGCGTCTTCGTCCGCACCTTGA
- a CDS encoding ABC transporter substrate-binding protein — protein MRKLHRAALLSMAAAMSLTACAAGSGNTGQSGPAAAPGQDDKITLTVWSNYSGREQAEVTKALESFKKKFPNAEIRHEGSQDDDKITAGIRSGNPPDVAMSFTTDNIGQFCSSGSFQQLKPYIDRDGVDLGQIPDAVRSYTEYKGNRCAMPLLSDVYGLYYNKDMLAEAGITAPPKTTAELLDFAKRTTKKAADGTIEVAGFLPTMLFYANRPPIWAPNFGAKWETPDGKSGLASPEWAAMLEFQKELVDFYGYENLERFRAGLGQEYSTDHAFHQKKIAMMMDGEYRTAFLEDQAPDVRFGTAPFPTIKPDLYGIGFTTGTIMGIPKGAKNPGAAWELIKHLSFDTGTIVDLANGIKNIPSTKAALADPRLEVDENFKTFIDLALSGKLQGNPVTPIGDAHIKAIGDFATSWQAGKVPDLVAGLKEVDQQIDDQIAKSGK, from the coding sequence ATGCGCAAGCTCCACCGCGCAGCGTTGCTGAGCATGGCGGCGGCGATGTCCCTCACCGCCTGCGCGGCAGGCTCGGGGAACACCGGGCAGTCAGGGCCGGCGGCGGCTCCCGGTCAGGACGACAAGATCACCCTGACCGTCTGGAGCAACTACTCGGGCCGCGAGCAGGCCGAGGTGACCAAAGCCCTGGAGAGCTTCAAGAAGAAGTTCCCCAACGCCGAGATCCGGCACGAGGGCAGCCAGGACGACGACAAGATCACCGCGGGCATCCGCAGCGGCAACCCGCCGGACGTGGCCATGTCGTTCACCACCGACAACATCGGCCAGTTCTGCTCCAGCGGCTCGTTCCAGCAGCTCAAGCCCTACATCGACCGTGACGGCGTGGACCTCGGCCAGATCCCGGACGCGGTGCGCTCCTACACCGAGTACAAGGGCAACCGGTGCGCGATGCCGCTGCTCAGCGACGTGTACGGGCTGTACTACAACAAGGACATGCTCGCCGAGGCGGGCATCACGGCGCCGCCGAAGACGACGGCCGAACTGCTCGACTTCGCCAAGCGCACCACGAAGAAGGCCGCGGACGGCACGATCGAGGTCGCCGGTTTCCTGCCGACCATGCTGTTCTACGCGAACCGCCCGCCGATCTGGGCGCCGAACTTCGGCGCGAAGTGGGAGACGCCGGACGGCAAGTCGGGGCTCGCGTCACCGGAGTGGGCGGCGATGCTGGAGTTCCAGAAGGAACTCGTCGACTTCTACGGCTACGAGAACCTGGAGCGGTTCCGCGCCGGGCTCGGCCAGGAGTACTCGACCGACCACGCGTTCCACCAGAAGAAGATCGCCATGATGATGGACGGCGAGTACCGCACGGCGTTCCTGGAGGACCAAGCGCCGGACGTCCGGTTCGGCACCGCGCCGTTCCCGACGATCAAGCCGGACCTGTACGGCATCGGCTTCACCACCGGCACGATCATGGGCATCCCGAAGGGCGCGAAGAACCCCGGCGCGGCGTGGGAGCTGATCAAGCACCTGTCGTTCGACACCGGGACGATCGTGGACCTGGCCAACGGGATCAAGAACATCCCGAGCACGAAGGCGGCGCTGGCCGATCCGCGGCTCGAGGTGGACGAGAACTTCAAGACGTTCATCGACCTGGCCCTGTCGGGCAAGCTCCAGGGCAACCCGGTGACGCCGATCGGCGACGCGCACATCAAGGCCATCGGCGACTTCGCCACGTCATGGCAGGCGGGCAAGGTGCCCGATCTGGTGGCGGGGCTGAAGGAAGTCGACCAGCAGATCGACGACCAGATCGCGAAGAGCGGCAAGTAG
- a CDS encoding carbohydrate ABC transporter permease, whose product MTATLERVDVVRPAPAKGRSRSRARHRLTVLAFLTPAILGFALFFGYPLVATIGFSFTKYDLINPPEWIGWENYAYMFSDKLFRVAVYNTLWFVVVLTVARVVFALGVASVIARLKSGVGLVRTLCYLPSLAPPVAATLVFFLVMRPNDGPLDSLLGWFGIEGPLWFADPVWAKPGIAAVMLWVSGDLMIILLAAILDVPQEQYEAAELDGAGPVRRWWHVTLPTISPVLTFGVVNSIILALQLFTQAVVAGSAASGSADVTGSTKVLGFPENSTLTFPVWLYTQGFRYFDMGYAAAMATVLFVVSFAATVVLVQRIRRASHQEDGA is encoded by the coding sequence ATGACGGCCACGCTGGAGCGCGTGGACGTGGTGCGGCCCGCCCCCGCCAAGGGGCGGTCCCGCTCGCGCGCCCGTCACCGCCTGACCGTGCTGGCGTTCCTGACCCCGGCGATCCTCGGGTTCGCGTTGTTCTTCGGGTACCCGCTGGTGGCGACGATCGGGTTCTCGTTCACCAAGTACGACCTGATCAACCCGCCGGAGTGGATCGGGTGGGAGAACTACGCGTACATGTTCTCCGACAAGCTGTTCCGCGTCGCCGTCTACAACACGCTGTGGTTCGTGGTGGTGCTGACCGTCGCACGCGTGGTGTTCGCGTTGGGTGTCGCGTCGGTGATCGCCCGGTTGAAGTCGGGCGTGGGTCTGGTCCGGACTTTGTGCTACCTGCCGTCGTTGGCTCCGCCGGTGGCCGCGACTTTGGTGTTCTTTTTGGTGATGCGACCGAATGACGGGCCGCTGGATTCCCTGCTCGGGTGGTTCGGGATCGAAGGGCCGCTGTGGTTCGCCGATCCGGTGTGGGCCAAGCCGGGTATCGCGGCGGTGATGCTGTGGGTGTCCGGCGATTTGATGATTATTCTGCTGGCGGCGATCCTGGACGTGCCGCAGGAGCAGTACGAGGCGGCCGAATTGGACGGCGCGGGGCCGGTGCGGCGGTGGTGGCACGTCACGCTGCCGACCATCTCGCCGGTGCTGACGTTCGGGGTGGTGAACTCGATCATCCTGGCGTTGCAGCTGTTCACGCAGGCTGTGGTGGCGGGGTCGGCGGCCAGTGGGTCGGCTGACGTGACCGGGTCGACCAAGGTGCTCGGGTTTCCGGAGAACTCCACGTTGACGTTTCCCGTGTGGCTTTATACGCAGGGGTTCCGGTATTTCGACATGGGGTATGCGGCGGCTATGGCCACCGTGTTGTTCGTCGTTTCGTTCGCTGCGACTGTTGTGCTGGTGCAACGGATCCGTCGGGCCTCGCATCAGGAGGATGGCGCGTGA
- a CDS encoding N-acetylglucosamine kinase → MERVLAIDGGNSKTDMALVDVEGQVLARVLGPGASPQGVGLQRSVEVFEGMAREAARLAGLPDDEPIAVHTAAYLAGADFPREEEALRDAISARGWSGTTVVGNDTFALLRAGTADGVGVAVVCGAGINCVGVAPDGRTHRFPAVGRISGDWGGGEHLGSEALWLAVRAEDGRGEPTALMDAVIAHYAHYGPVLGVGTLAEVVERLHFGEAVFDPHALCRVLFEVAAGGDAVARAVVDRLVEEIVVLARVSLTRLGLLGEAVDVVLGGGVVTGTGGVVSEAVGVGLRVFAPRVRVRVVDVPPVVGAALLGLDAVGAVGAVGASDAVGASGGASGGGSGRAEARLRAAYGMAVEAAAG, encoded by the coding sequence ATGGAGCGGGTGCTCGCCATCGATGGCGGGAACAGCAAGACGGACATGGCCCTGGTCGACGTGGAAGGACAGGTGCTCGCGAGGGTGCTCGGGCCTGGCGCGTCGCCGCAGGGGGTGGGGCTCCAGCGGAGTGTGGAGGTGTTCGAGGGGATGGCGCGGGAGGCTGCGCGCCTGGCCGGGCTTCCGGACGACGAGCCGATCGCGGTGCACACGGCCGCGTACCTGGCGGGCGCGGACTTTCCTCGGGAGGAGGAAGCGCTGCGGGACGCCATCTCGGCACGGGGGTGGTCCGGGACGACCGTGGTCGGGAACGACACGTTCGCGTTGCTGCGCGCGGGGACGGCGGACGGCGTCGGAGTGGCGGTGGTGTGCGGGGCGGGCATCAACTGCGTCGGGGTGGCGCCGGACGGGCGGACGCACCGGTTCCCGGCGGTGGGGCGGATCTCGGGTGACTGGGGTGGGGGCGAGCACCTCGGGTCGGAGGCGTTGTGGCTGGCGGTGCGGGCGGAGGACGGGCGGGGTGAGCCGACTGCGCTTATGGACGCCGTGATCGCGCACTACGCGCACTACGGGCCGGTGCTTGGGGTGGGGACGTTGGCGGAGGTGGTGGAGCGGCTGCACTTCGGGGAGGCCGTCTTCGATCCGCACGCGTTGTGCCGGGTGCTGTTCGAGGTGGCGGCCGGGGGTGACGCGGTGGCGCGGGCGGTGGTGGACCGGCTCGTGGAGGAGATCGTGGTGCTCGCCCGGGTGTCGTTGACGCGGTTGGGGCTGCTTGGGGAGGCGGTGGACGTGGTGCTCGGGGGTGGGGTCGTCACCGGGACCGGTGGGGTGGTTTCGGAGGCGGTGGGGGTGGGGTTGCGGGTGTTCGCTCCTCGGGTTCGGGTGCGGGTGGTGGACGTGCCGCCGGTGGTGGGGGCGGCGTTGTTGGGGTTGGACGCGGTGGGGGCGGTGGGGGCGGTGGGGGCGTCGGATGCGGTGGGGGCGTCGGGCGGGGCGTCGGGCGGGGGCTCGGGGCGGGCTGAGGCTCGGTTGCGGGCGGCTTATGGGATGGCTGTGGAGGCTGCCGCCGGTTGA
- a CDS encoding DUF3159 domain-containing protein encodes MTDTRQESLAALLGGRGGALDASLPPLAFVLGWLLGGRSIEVGALAAVACGVVVGGVRVARGGRPRALLLSVALVVVAAYVAVQTGRAEDFFLVQIFLNAASALVWSASIVVRWPLLGVVVGLITGQRFRWRRDPDLLRAYRFASWPWVAQYVLRVLVFGALWLAGEVVLLGIMRAALTWPLQVACIAVSWWVLRRTLPADHPGLRHPRTP; translated from the coding sequence ATGACCGACACGCGTCAGGAGTCGCTGGCCGCACTGCTGGGCGGGCGGGGTGGTGCGTTGGACGCTTCGCTCCCGCCGTTGGCCTTCGTGCTGGGGTGGCTGCTCGGTGGGCGTTCGATCGAGGTCGGTGCTCTTGCCGCCGTCGCGTGCGGTGTCGTCGTAGGTGGGGTCCGTGTCGCGCGAGGCGGTCGTCCCCGTGCCCTGCTCCTGTCCGTCGCGCTGGTCGTCGTGGCCGCGTACGTCGCTGTCCAGACGGGCCGCGCCGAGGACTTCTTCCTGGTCCAGATCTTCCTGAACGCCGCGTCGGCCCTGGTCTGGTCGGCGTCCATCGTCGTCCGCTGGCCGCTGTTGGGTGTGGTGGTCGGCCTCATCACCGGCCAACGCTTCCGCTGGCGCCGTGACCCCGACCTGCTGCGCGCCTACCGGTTCGCCTCGTGGCCGTGGGTGGCCCAGTACGTCCTGCGCGTCCTCGTCTTCGGCGCCCTGTGGCTGGCGGGCGAGGTGGTCCTTCTCGGCATCATGCGCGCCGCCCTGACGTGGCCACTCCAGGTCGCGTGCATCGCCGTCAGCTGGTGGGTCCTCCGCCGAACCCTCCCCGCCGACCACCCCGGCCTACGCCACCCCCGCACCCCCTGA
- a CDS encoding carbohydrate ABC transporter permease, which translates to MIGVARARGWRARGWKGTLDWVAVHSLGLALGLMFALPIVFVFLTAVMSDSQAFTKDLWPREWHWGNFLEVFEQAPLVRYLGNSLLYSGLATVGMLLSSIPAAYALAKLRWRGRNVVFLLVVGAMMLPPQVVAVPLYDTWSSMGLTGTLWPLIVPYFLFDAFSIFLLRQFILTIPQSYVDAARVDGCTEFQALTRIVVPMARPGIAATALFCFLYTWNDYFGPLLYTSEKPDQWTLSLALASFKGMHHVQWNLAMAVTLLIMVPAVVLFVFAQRSFVRGITFTGVKG; encoded by the coding sequence GTGATCGGGGTTGCGCGGGCGCGTGGTTGGCGGGCGCGGGGATGGAAGGGGACGCTCGACTGGGTTGCGGTGCACAGTCTTGGGCTGGCGTTGGGGTTGATGTTCGCGTTGCCGATCGTGTTCGTCTTCCTGACGGCGGTGATGTCGGACTCGCAGGCGTTCACCAAGGATCTGTGGCCCCGGGAGTGGCACTGGGGGAACTTCCTGGAGGTGTTCGAGCAGGCGCCATTGGTGCGGTACCTGGGTAACAGCCTGTTGTATTCGGGGTTGGCCACGGTGGGGATGTTGCTGTCGTCGATTCCGGCGGCGTACGCCTTGGCGAAGCTGCGGTGGCGTGGGCGGAACGTGGTGTTCCTGCTGGTGGTCGGCGCGATGATGCTGCCGCCGCAGGTGGTCGCGGTGCCGCTGTACGACACGTGGTCGAGCATGGGGCTCACCGGGACGCTGTGGCCGTTGATCGTGCCGTACTTCCTGTTCGACGCGTTCAGCATCTTCCTTTTGCGCCAGTTCATCCTGACCATCCCGCAGTCCTATGTGGACGCGGCGCGGGTGGACGGGTGCACGGAGTTCCAGGCGTTGACGCGGATCGTGGTGCCGATGGCGCGGCCGGGTATCGCGGCGACCGCGTTGTTCTGCTTCCTCTACACGTGGAACGACTACTTCGGCCCGCTGCTGTACACGAGCGAGAAGCCGGACCAGTGGACGTTGTCGCTGGCGCTGGCGTCGTTCAAGGGCATGCACCACGTGCAGTGGAACCTGGCGATGGCGGTCACGTTGCTGATCATGGTCCCGGCGGTGGTGCTGTTCGTGTTCGCGCAGCGCTCGTTCGTCCGGGGCATCACATTCACGGGGGTCAAAGGGTGA
- a CDS encoding 6-phospho-beta-glucosidase: MKLTVVGGGSTYTPELIDGIAGMAGVDGRRAGLVVDEIALVDPDASRLEVVGAFSRRLLAHAGHPARVTTTADLERGAEGASAVLLQLRVGGQTARASDETFPLVCGCVGQETTGAGGLAKALRTVPVVLDIAERVRAVAGDAWIVNFTNPVGIVTRALSQAGHRVVGLCNVAIAFRRWTSSLLGVAPESVRLEHVGLNHLTWETAVFVDGVDRLPELLERHGDAVGEHIGLPASLMRRLGMVPSYYLKYFYEHDEVVREQRTSPPRAEVVAGVEKELLDLYGDVSVVAKPELLGQRGGAYYSEAAVQLVHSLTGGVGVGGAAAAAGAGAGAGAAEQHVVNVRNDGALPFLPDDAVVEVPAVVSERGAVPVEVPPVPASVSGLISHVASYEHLALDAALRGGRDRVADALLAHPLIGQFSVAERLADELVARNADFLPWVQGTA, encoded by the coding sequence GTGAAGCTGACCGTTGTCGGTGGCGGGTCCACCTATACGCCGGAGTTGATCGACGGGATCGCCGGGATGGCCGGGGTCGACGGGCGGCGGGCGGGGCTCGTGGTGGACGAGATCGCGCTGGTCGACCCGGACGCGTCCCGGTTGGAGGTGGTGGGGGCGTTCTCGCGGCGGCTGCTCGCGCACGCCGGGCATCCTGCGCGGGTCACCACCACCGCGGATCTGGAGCGGGGGGCCGAAGGGGCTTCAGCCGTGTTGTTGCAGCTCAGGGTGGGTGGGCAGACCGCTCGGGCGTCGGACGAGACGTTTCCGCTGGTGTGCGGGTGCGTCGGGCAGGAGACGACCGGGGCGGGCGGGTTGGCCAAGGCGCTGCGGACGGTGCCGGTGGTGCTGGACATCGCCGAACGGGTGCGCGCGGTGGCCGGCGACGCGTGGATCGTGAACTTCACCAACCCGGTCGGGATCGTGACGCGGGCGTTGTCGCAGGCCGGGCACCGGGTGGTCGGGCTGTGCAACGTGGCGATCGCGTTTCGGCGCTGGACGTCGTCGTTGTTGGGGGTCGCGCCGGAGAGCGTGCGGTTGGAGCACGTCGGGCTGAATCACTTGACGTGGGAGACCGCGGTGTTCGTGGACGGGGTCGACCGGCTGCCCGAGCTGCTGGAACGGCACGGTGACGCGGTGGGCGAGCACATCGGGCTGCCCGCGTCGTTGATGCGGCGGCTGGGCATGGTGCCGTCGTACTACCTCAAGTACTTCTACGAGCACGACGAGGTGGTGCGGGAGCAGCGGACGTCGCCGCCGCGTGCCGAGGTGGTGGCGGGGGTGGAGAAGGAGCTGCTCGATCTGTACGGGGATGTGTCGGTTGTCGCCAAGCCTGAGTTGTTGGGGCAGCGGGGTGGGGCTTACTACTCGGAGGCGGCGGTGCAGTTGGTGCACTCGTTGACCGGTGGGGTGGGGGTTGGGGGTGCGGCTGCCGCTGCGGGTGCGGGTGCGGGTGCGGGTGCGGCTGAGCAGCACGTGGTGAACGTGCGGAATGACGGGGCGTTGCCGTTCCTGCCGGATGACGCGGTGGTCGAGGTGCCTGCTGTGGTGAGCGAGCGGGGGGCGGTGCCGGTGGAGGTGCCGCCGGTGCCGGCTTCGGTGTCGGGGCTGATCTCGCACGTGGCGAGCTATGAGCACCTGGCGTTGGACGCGGCGTTGCGCGGGGGGCGTGATCGGGTGGCGGACGCGTTGCTCGCGCATCCGTTGATCGGGCAGTTCTCGGTGGCCGAGAGGTTGGCGGACGAACTCGTGGCGCGTAACGCGGACTTCCTGCCGTGGGTTCAGGGGACGGCGTGA